A stretch of Phoenix dactylifera cultivar Barhee BC4 chromosome 16, palm_55x_up_171113_PBpolish2nd_filt_p, whole genome shotgun sequence DNA encodes these proteins:
- the LOC103720097 gene encoding uncharacterized protein LOC103720097, which translates to MPSLKSSVGSKGGNLHLGAGGKAEDDFFYSAQDERYGALRSSWISRLRLPPLPLQPASRPPPTPAAAAPYSLPAAADPPCTTSSGGGVLRHKHTISTDESCTLTSISNLNSAFTVPRYLNYIPKKPASRLPPTLPRAPVVTGFGPFQVRTGRALSRRAEGNPGGDGGETEALGKRDYGKDGNFALFRRKAHLGEERRGEEVDGERGKIGFCKGRQKKPLNYEEIWDRNTSFLPQKRVPDGPNAVRLSPIFQFQPRLHPGYLNDSRVSGHGDMARDTGLFVPPQGEVDSHFVDNYPTSSSQKLSQTRPASNENMCSPLAKSYFPPRDLINESASPSQRAYDQHLSVDPWLASSSVQCVARSRGVVYHDGTDDTAPSRTFWEPHILHHNTAPRHLERHAPAHMSEPEEPFSFWNMGRSKRKNTVSSVSPTIASTSNLSGKQNPNINFLPSKSRKLSCED; encoded by the exons ATGCCCTCCTTAAAGAGCTCCGTCGGAAGCAAGGGCGGCAATCTCCACCTCGGCGCCGGCGGCAAGGCCGAGGACGACTTCTTCTACAGCGCGCAAGACGAGCGCTACGGGGCCCTCCGCTCCTCCTGGATCAGCCGACTCCGCCTCCCGCCCCTCCCCCTCCAGCCCGCCAGTCGTCCTCCTCCTactccggcggcggcggccccCTATTCTCTCCCGGCGGCTGCCGACCCCCCCTGCACCACCTCTTCCGGTGGCGGAGTCCTCAGACACAAGCACACCATCTCCACCGACGAGTCCTGCACCCTGACCTCCATCTCCAATCTTAATTCCGCCTTCACCGTCCCCCGCTACCTCAATTACATCCCCAAGAAGCCGGCCTCCCGGCTGCCGCCGACCCTGCCCCGGGCCCCCGTCGTCACCGGCTTCGGCCCGTTCCAGGTCAGGACCGGGAGGGCCCTGTCCCGACGAGCTGAGGGGAATCCCGGCGGCGATGGTGGGGAAACGGAGGCTCTTGGAAAGCGGGATTATGGAAAAGATGGCAACTTTGCTTTGTTTCGGAGGAAGGCTCATCTCGGGGAAGAACGAAGAGGAGAAGAGGTGGATGGGGAACGGGGAAAGATTGGATTCTGCAAAGGAAGGCAGAAGAAACCTTTGAATTATGAGGAGATTTGGGATCGGAATACATCGTTCCTTCCACAGAAAAGGGTGCCTGATGGCCCGAATGCGGTTCGCCTGTCGCCAATCTTTCAGTTTCAACCTCGTCTACATCCCGGCTACTTGAATGATAGCAGGGTTAGTGGCCATGGAGATATGGCCAGAGACACAGGGCTATTTGTTCCTCCTCAAGGGGAGGTAGACTCTCACTTTGTGGACAATTATCCTACTTCTTCTTCACAAAAACTAAGTCAGACGAGGCCTGCAAGTAATGAAAATATGTGCTCTCCGTTGGCGAAATCATACTTCCCTCCACGGGATCTGATCAATGAGTCTGCATCTCCGAGCCAGAGGGCTTACGATCAACACTTATCTGTCGATCCATGGCTGGCGAGTTCTTCTGTTCAATGTGTAGCAAGAAGCAGAG GCGTTGTTTATCATGATGGCACTGATGACACTGCTCCAAGTAGAACATTTTGG GAACCTCATATCTTGCATCACAATACAGCACCACGCCACCTTGAAAGACATGCTCCTGCTCACATGAGTGAGCCAGAGGAACCTTTTTCATTTTGGAACATGGGAAGATCTAAGAGAAAGAACACTGTTTCCTCAGTCTCTCCAACAATTGCTTCGACTAGCAATCTTAGCGGGAAACAAAATCCAAATATTAACTTTCTTCCTTCAAAGTCTAGGAAGCTGAGCTGCGAAGATTAG
- the LOC103720096 gene encoding protein NRT1/ PTR FAMILY 2.11-like: MAGEKAQEMEKLENGRAAEPVIKYRGWKVMPYVIGNETFEKLGTIGTSANLLVYLTTVFHMNSVTAATTLNIFNGTTNLTPLLGAFLSDTYFGRYTTLAFATISSLLGMVILTLTAAISKLHPPQCLQGESCSGPSAAQLAVLLSSFMFLVIGAGGIRPCNLPFGADQFDPHTESGRRGIDSFFNWYYFSFTMAMMVASTFIIYVQSNVSWALGLGIPTILMFFSCVLFFLGTRLYVKVRPEGSPFTSIVQVLIAAFRKRGLELPADPKISLFNPPHLSSLVTKLPHTDQFRFLDKAAIVTPADEIKPNGYAANLWRLCSIQQVEEVKCLARIIPIWSTGIIFYLAIVQETTYVIFQALQADRHFGRSKFQIPAASITVFAMLALTIWVPIYDRILVPRLRRITGREGGLTLLQRMGVGIILSIVAMIISGFVEERRRSYALRRPILGSTLPGAGAISSMSSFWLVPQLVLLGLAEAFNLISQIEFYYKEFPENMRSVAGGLLLSGIACANYLSGFMVTLVHRVTGHNGKENWLAGDLNKGRLDYFYFLIAIIGVLNFMVFIVCAKWYRYKGLEEVSEIALEKAKLKPSPASMNT; the protein is encoded by the exons ATGGCAGGAGAGAAGGCCCAGGAAATGGAGAAATTAGAGAACGGCAGAGCAGCGGAGCCAGTAATCAAGTACAGGGGATGGAAAGTGAtgccatatgtcatag GAAATGAGACATTCGAGAAGCTGGGGACCATCGGCACGTCGGCGAACCTACTGGTCTACCTCACCACCGTCTTCCACATGAACAGCGTCACTGCGGCCACCACCCTCAATATCTTCAATGGAACTACTAATTTAACTCCCCTTCTTGGGGCTTTCCTCTCAGACACTTACTTCGGCCGTTACACCACTTTGGCGTTTGCTACTATTTCTTCCTTACTG GGCATGGTGATCCTTACCTTGACTGCTGCAATTTCCAAGCTGCACCCTCCTCAATGCTTGCAAGGCGAATCATGCTCGGGTCCCTCGGCAGCCCAGCTTGCAGTGCTCCTTTCTAGCTTTATGTTCCTGGTAATCGGCGCCGGAGGAATTCGGCCATGCAACCTACCGTTCGGCGCCGACCAGTTCGACCCCCATACGGAGTCTGGAAGGAGAGGCATCGACAGCTTCTTCAATTGGTACTACTTCAGCTTTACGATGGCCATGATGGTCGCCTCCACGTTCATCATCTACGTCCAGAGCAACGTGAGCTGGGCACTGGGCCTGGGCATCCCCAccatcctcatgttcttctcctGCGTCCTCTTCTTTCTGGGGACCAGGCTCTACGTCAAGGTAAGGCCTGAGGGAAGCCCTTTCACCAGCATTGTTCAAGTCTTGATAGCAGCATTTAGAAAACGAGGGCTGGAGCTACCTGCTGACCCCAAGATATCCCTCTTCAACCCTCCTCATCTTAGTTCTCTCGTCACCAAGCTTCCCCACACCGACCAATTTAG GTTTCTTGACAAGGCTGCAATCGTAACTCCTGCAGACGAAATCAAGCCAAATGGCTATGCTGCAAATCTGTGGAGATTATGCAGTATCCAACAAGTTGAAGAGGTAAAATGTCTCGCAAGAATCATTCCCATATGGTCTACAGGCATCATCTTCTACCTTGCAATCGTCCAAGAAACAACTTATGTGATCTTTCAAGCCCTTCAAGCTGATAGGCATTTTGGGAGGAGCAAATTTCAAATACCAGCCGCTTCTATCACTGTATTTGCCATGCTAGCCTTAACAATTTGGGTACCTATTTACGACCGCATTTTAGTCCCACGACTTCGAAGAATTACTGGGAGAGAAGGGGGCTTGACGCTACTGCAAAGGATGGGAGTTGGAATCATTCTCTCCATAGTCGCTATGATCATCTCTGGATTTGTCGAAGAACGGAGGAGGAGTTACGCCCTTCGTCGGCCGATCCTTGGGAGTACATTGCCCGGCGCCGGTGCCATCTCATCCATGTCTAGCTTTTGGTTGGTGCCTCAGCTTGTGCTTTTGGGTCTTGCTGAGGCTTTTAATTTGATCAGTCAAATTGAGTTTTACTACAAGGAATTTCCTGAGAACATGAGAAGTGTTGCTGGGGGTCTGCTCTTAAGTGGTATTGCATGCGCTAATTACTTGAGCGGTTTCATGGTGACATTAGTTCATCGAGTAACTGGTCACAATGGGAAAGAAAATTGGTTAGCCGGGGATCTAAACAAGGGAAGATTGGACTATTTTTACTTCTTGATTGCTATAATTGGAGTTCTCAACTTCATGGTTTTCATTGTTTGTGCCAAGTGGTACAGATACAAAGGCCTAGAAGAAGTCTCGGAGATTGCCTTGGAGAAAGCCAAATTAAAACCTTCTCCTGCTTCAATGAACACTTAG
- the LOC103720095 gene encoding protein NRT1/ PTR FAMILY 2.11-like, with the protein MAAATGGDLEAMEESENGTAVEPQVKYRGWKAMPYVIGNETFEKLGSIGIASNLLVYLTTIFHLKSVTAATTLNVFNGTTNLATVIGAFIADSNLGRYTTLGFACIASLMGMLVVTLTAAISELHPAPCTQGEPCTGPTTLQLAILLVGFAFLVIGAGGIRPCNLSFGADQFDPNTGAGKKGINSFFNWYYFTFTLAVAVSSTIIIYIQSEVSWAWGFAIPTVLMFLACAFFYSGSKIYVKVKPEGSPFTSIAQVLVVAFRKRGLKLPAEPEKSLFNPPHASSLVSKLPYTNQFNFLDKASIVSHTDEVGPNGFASNPWRLCSIQQVEEVKCVLRVIPIWSTAIIYYVAFSQQSTYIILQALQSDRHLWRGGFEIPAASFTIFPMLALAIWIPLYDRVIVSKLEKFTGKEGGITLLQRMGIGIIFSVVAMIISAVIEDQRRKYALRLPTVGIMAGGGGGAAVSSMSSLWLIAPLMLLGLSEAFNMVSQLEFYYKQFPENMRSVAGSLLFCGIAIASYLSGLLVTIVHNTTGAYGKENWLAEDLNKGRLDLFYILIAVIGVINFFLFLAFAKWYRYKGLDDGSDSDLEREQVLQC; encoded by the exons ATGGCGGCAGCCACTGGAGGAGATCTAGAAGCAATGGAAGAATCAGAGAACGGCACAGCAGTGGAGCCTCAAGTCAAGTACAGAGGCTGGAAAGCAATGCCTTATGTCATAG GGAACGAGACATTCGAGAAGCTTGGGAGCATCGGGATAGCGTCGAATCTGCTGGTCTATCTCACCACCATATTCCACCTGAAGAGCGTCACCGCGGCTACCACCCTCAACGTGTTCAACGGGACTACAAACTTGGCCACCGTTATTGGGGCCTTCATTGCAGATTCAAACTTGGGCCGCTACACCACCTTGGGATTTGCGTGTATTGCTTCCTTGATG GGCATGCTCGTCGTCACCCTCACAGCTGCAATCTCTGAATTGCATCCTGCCCCTTGCACCCAAGGCGAACCATGCACGGGCCCAACAACATTGCAGTTGGCCATCCTGCTCGTCGGCTTCGCCTTCCTTGTGATCGGTGCGGGAGGCATTCGGCCGTGCAACTTGTCCTTCGGCGCAGACCAGTTTGATCCCAATACAGGGGCGGGCAAGAAGGGCATCAACAGCTTCTTCAACTGGTACTACTTCACCTTCACCCTAGCCGTGGCAGTCTCCTCCACCATCATCATCTACATCCAGAGCGAAGTCAGCTGGGCCTGGGGCTTTGCCATCCCCACCGTCCTCATGTTCTTGGCTTGCGCCTTCTTCTACTCGGGGTCAAAGATCTACGTGAAGGTGAAGCCGGAGGGGAGTCCCTTTACCAGCATTGCCCAAGTCTTGGTGGTGGCATTTAGAAAGCGAGGGCTGAAGCTGCCCGCGGAACCAGAGAAGTCTCTCTTCAACCCTCCCCATGCCAGCTCTCTCGTCTCCAAGCTTCCGTACACTAACCAGTTCAA CTTTCTTGACAAGGCTTCGATTGTAAGTCACACAGATGAAGTGGGACCAAATGGCTTTGCTTCAAATCCTTGGAGATTATGTAGCATACAACAAGTTGAAGAGGTGAAATGCGTACTGAGAGTAATTCCCATATGGTCTACGGCGATCATTTACTACGTAGCATTTTCCCAACAAAGTACGTACATAATCCTTCAAGCCCTCCAATCTGATAGGCACCTTTGGAGGGGTGGCTTTGAAATACCTGCTGCTTCTTTCACAATCTTTCCCATGCTCGCCCTCGCAATTTGGATACCTCTTTATGATCGTGTCATAGTCTCAAAGCTCGAAAAGTTTACtggaaaagaaggaggaatcACATTGCTTCAGAGGATGGGAATTGGAATCATTTTCTCCGTTGTTGCGATGATCATCTCTGCAGTGATTGAAGATCAGAGAAGGAAGTATGCGCTTCGCCTGCCGACCGTCGGGATCATggctggcggcggcggcggtgccgCCGTTTCATCCATGTCCAGCCTCTGGTTGATTGCTCCTCTCATGCTTTTGGGCCTCTCGGAGGCTTTTAACATGGTCAGCCAACTTGAATTCTACTACAAACAATTTCCTGAAAACATGAGAAGTGTTGCCGGGTCTCTACTCTTCTGTGGAATCGCAATCGCTAGTTATTTGAGTGGTTTGCTGGTAACAATTGTTCATAACACAACTGGAGCATACGGCAAAGAGAATTGGCTGGCTGAAGACCTTAACAAGGGAAGATTGGACCTCTTTTATATCTTGATTGCTGTGATTGGtgttatcaacttctttcttttcttagccTTCGCCAAGTGGTACAGATACAAGGGCTTGGATGATGGCTCAGACTCCGACTTGGAAAGAGAACAAGTACTTCAATGCTAG